In the genome of Podospora pseudocomata strain CBS 415.72m chromosome 2 map unlocalized CBS415.72m_2.2, whole genome shotgun sequence, one region contains:
- the EPL1 gene encoding Enhancer of polycomb-like protein 1 (COG:K; EggNog:ENOG503NXHJ; BUSCO:EOG09263L7Y), translating to MATRKVRIKKLAPKTPLSVLREDQIDPSEYEQLTSEAQIATGVEQAEENEYHLQAVLQHAGVAADKEIPVPPPQESTLNYNELYSQRCSQPSTYIRFSQTVEECIGCMYDMTEEDDVFLKAYNSKRAASAQLSEDDFEKIMEVYEDTAFIKTPFASIDQTIAPYEEMLQGLQSLERGKVMPHAKEIYEYWKSRRQALSNRPLHPTLKFEISPDSDDMDPYVCFRRREVRATRKTRARDVLCADKLKRLRRELEDARQLAMAAHQRELFKAEMLKTDRAIFETRGTLKELKVRLGIKTDDEDLVNQKKRKAPEAPAVQRPPPPAQLRMPVRPDGRPVEADLSQLADRLAEKENELRIDIEKKVLTHSEWNRNYVDLTRGPLSPVHGPLQDPNFRPAKTQYLMTPPASASSVSMEEPTPMELDKPEKPRDFGPLLKFRGVAPDEESRANPPSYRRRIGRLNRLWIDRRGLASPPREVSAEQYDRWKYDQSSDDEDEPEVYEVDPFDTRALKFRASVPPPVWMTHRVVPNSRTMMPAAQAAMMQQQQHQQQQQQHPIPPNQPASLPAQLQATKSPAQVKGAT from the exons ATGGCGACCCGGAAGGTTAGGATCAAGAAGTTGGCTCCAAAAACGCCTCTATCCGTCCTCAGAGAAGACCAAATCGACCCTTCAGAATACGAACAACTCACCTCCGAAGCCCAAATCGCAACCGGTGTCGAACAGGCCGAGGAAAAT GAGTACCATCTTCAGGCGGTCCTGCAACATGCAGGTGTCGCTGCCGACAAGGAAATTCccgtcccaccaccacaggagAGCACACTCAACTATAACGAGCTCTACTCACAGCGGTGCTCCCAGCCATCAACATATATCCGCTTCTCTCAAACAGTAGAAGAATGCATAGGATGCATGTATGATAtgacggaggaggacgatgttTTTCTCAAGGCATACAACTCAAAACGAGCCGCCTCTGCCCAGCTCTCAGAAGATGACTTTGAGAAGATCATGGAGGTGTATGAGGACACCGCCTTCATCAAAACCCCGTTTGCCTCAATAGACCAGACAATAGCCCCATATGAGGAGATGCTCCAAGGCCTTCAAAGCTTGGAGAGAGGAAAGGTCATGCCTCACGCCAAAGAGATCTATGAGTATTGGAAATCACGGCGGCAAGCTCTGAGCAACCGACCGTTACATCCCACTCTCAAGTTTGAGATCTCCCCTGACAGTGATGACATGGACCCCTATGTCTGTTTCCGTCGGCGAGAAGTACGTGCCACTCGCAAGACAAGAGCACGAGATGTACTGTGCGCAGATAAGCTCAAGCGACTGCGGAGGGAGCTTGAGGATGCGCGCCAGTTGGCCATGGCTGCCCACCAAAGGGAACTTTTCAAGGCCGAGATGCTCAAGACTGACCGCGCCATCTTTGAGACGCGCGGGACactcaaggagctcaaggtcAGGTTGGGGATCAAgaccgacgacgaagatcTCGTCAACCAAAAG AAACGAAAAGCGCCAGAAGCCCCTGCCGTCCAGCGacccccaccacctgcccaacTTCGTATGCCCGTACGACCAGATGGCCGTCCTGTCGAGGCAGATCTCTCGCAGCTGGCTGATCGCCttgctgagaaggagaacgAGCTCCGGATTGATATCGAGAAGAAGGTGCTGACCCATAGCGAATGGAATCGCAACTATGTGGACTTGACTAGGGGTCCGTTGTCTCCGGTGCATGGGCCCCTTCAAGATCCCAACTTTAGGCCAGCCAAGACCCAATATCTGATGACACCACCAGCTTCGGCGTCGTCGGTATCCATGGAGGAACCCACCCCTATGGAGCTTGACAAGCCAGAAAAGCCACGAGACTTTGGCCCGCTCTTGAAATTTAGGGGAGTAGCTCCGGATGAGGAGTCGAGAGCAAACCCGCCATCGTACCGTCGGCGTATTGGTCGTCTCAATCGGCTGTGGATTGATCGTCGTGGCTTGGCTAGTCCTCCCCGTGAAGTCAGCGCAGAACAGTACGACCGCTGGAAATATGACCAGTCgtcggatgatgaggacgagcCCGAGGTGTACGAGGTTGATCCCTTTGATACCCGGGCACTGAAATTCCGCGCCTCTGTCCCGCCTCCAGTGTGGATGACACACCGAGTAGTTCCTAA
- the CNB1 gene encoding Calcineurin subunit B (COG:T; EggNog:ENOG503P06Y), producing MGNQTSSVLDNIVQGSNFDRDEVDRLRKRFMKLDKDNSGTIEREEFLSLPQISSNPLATRMIAIFDEDGGGDVDFQEFVSGLSAFSSKGNKEQKLRFAFKVYDIDRDGYISNGELFIVLKMMVGNNLKDQQLQQIVDKTIMEADLDKDGKISFEEFTKMVENTDVSMSMTLGMFSLDFEVTKGLCLLKQDEQINSRPGERNDGQACFANIRQPNKRVF from the exons ATGGGCAACCAGACCAGCAGCGTGCTGGACAACATTGTTCAGGGGTCCAACT TCGACAGGGATGAAGTTGACCGGCTGCGGAAGAGGTTTATGAAGTTGGATAAG GATAACTCCGGCACTATCGAGCGCGAGGAGTTCCTTTCACTCCCTCAAATATCCTCCAACCCACTCGCCACCAG AATGATTGCCATCTTCGACGAAGACGGTGGCGGCGACGTCGACTTCCAAGAGTTCGTCTCTGGCCTttccgccttctcctccaagggCAACAAGGAGCAGAAGCTCCGGTTCGCCTTCAAGGTCTACGACATTGACCGTGACGGCTACATCTCCAACGGCGAGCTGTTCATCGTcctgaagatgatggtgggcaacaacctcaaggacCAGCAGCTACAGCAGATTGTGGACAAGACCATCATGGAGGCCGACCTGGACAAGGACGGGAAGATCAGTTTTGAGGAGTTTAccaagatggtggagaaTACGGATGTCAGCATGAGTATGACGCTAGGTATGTTCTCCCTCGATTTCGAAGTGACGAAGGGATTGTGTTTGCTAAAACAAGATGAACAGATCAATTCTAGACCTGGGGAGAGGAATGATGGGCAGGCATGCTTTGCGAACATTAGACAACCAAACAAGAGAGTTTTCTAG